The DNA sequence TAATAATGCTTTTCACTGGCCTTGTGTGTTTTTTGTACTCCTAGCTCATTCCTGTGACATAGGTATTGaaattattattcctgtttttaaattaaatttaaatttaaaaatattataacatgCACATGATAAAGAGATCAAATTAAACAATAGGATATATATAGTGAAAAGTAAGTCTACCTTTGACCTCTAATCCTCAGTTTCCCTTCCCCAGTTGTGTCTTTTTTTGTATAATCAACATATATGCTATCATCTCACATTTCACAAATGAGCCACCAAGACTTAGCCTGGTCAGGGTGACATAGATGTAAGCAGCAGAGCTGGAAGTCCAGGCCTTTGACTCCTTCCCTCATGTTCCTCCCAGCATTTCACACTGTCTGGGAAACTCCATGACATTAGCTTTCAAAGTTTGCCCTCTCTGTTGATAATGTAGCATCAACATAGTAGGTCAATCCAAAAAAGCACAGGAAGCCTTAATGTCTTTGGCAATGCCTTCTACCTCTGCTCTTTTGATCTAAAGCTGGAAGTCATGCTTCCTACCTCCTTCCTGGCTTTGATAAGGTGAGATCTGTAACCTAGGATATGAACTACTGATGACTGAGCTCCTGGCAACTCAGGCTCAGAGCCTGAGTAGTGGCAGACCTTTTTTCAGGGAGCTCAGGAGGACTGGGAGGGCCCCACAGAGCACCTAGGGCCTAGCCCAGGAACCTGGACTGCTGATGTGCCTACACAGAAAGGGTGAATAGTGCAGAGGAACACTTGGTGTACTTTTTTCCCAAGAGTAGGCACTGCCTCGTGGAGCAGGAGCAGAGACAACTGTCCTCACCACAAAGGGGCTTCTGTCCTCACTTATTTCTCATGAGGGTGTGGTGGGTCCTTGCTATCCTCTTAAGGACAaataatctctttttaaaattttttctttaggtTTGTGGATATCCCCTGGCTGGGCTTCATGGCAAAATCTTCCCTGATCACCACCCCAAATCCCAGAGCAGCCTCCATCTTTCCATGGACAGAATGAAAGGTCTTCTGTAACCAGACACAAACGGACACCATGAGGAAATTGATGAAGATGGGGTCGCAGGAGAGGCGGTTACTCCGACCAAAACGGCTTTGTTGGAATCGCCTCCTCTTCCTATTGGGAATATTGCTTATTGGTTCCACCTACCAGCACCTAAGGAGCCCCTTGGGTCTCCCTTCACTGTGGGCAGCAGTCTCTTCCCAACACCCTATAAAACTGACCAGCCGGGACCTCCCCAGTGAAGAGATGGTGATGATGAGCAGTGATCCTCTAAAAGCTAGGTCCAAAACGAAGAGTGAGACGCCAGTGCCCCAAGCCATAGAAGGCAAGGATGAAGCAACGCCTAGCCTAACAATGGAGAACACCCCCAGGACACCCAGAAGATTAGCCAACATCACTGCTGCAACACCCAAGAATGACTACAGCTCAACAGTAGCAGAACGCACAGAAACAGTAAAGGAACCCCCTCCAACCACACTAGAGAGAGGATTGCAATCCAACTCCCAAATTTCAGGTAGACAAACAGTCAAAAATTATACCCCAACAACACccaggggagaaaaaaagagctACCACCTAACTCAAGCAAGGGGAAAGGTGAAGAAATACACCCCATCCCCATCTGTTGAAATGATAGATAATTATGCTCCATCCACTCTCATGACAATTAAAACAAGCCATGTGATCACCCCCAGGACAACAGTGAAAGACAGTGAAATTATGGCTACCCACAAAAGAGTGAAGACCAGCTCACACAAGAGAATTATGGAGAAAAACTCTTCAACTCCTCCCAAGGGAATGGCTGATAACACCCCAACTTCCCTGAGAAACGAAGTGGAAACTGTTATTTTGACTTCTACAAAGAGCATAGTAGAAAAGAACACCCTGAGTATCAGACAAGTGGAAAACAACAACTCAACCAACCCCTGGGAATCAGTGGGGAGGAAGAACCTGATAACTCCCCAGGAAGTAGGCCTGGGACATACCCCAGCCATCTCTGAGAGGCAAGTGACCGTCACCCCCAGGACAGCCAGCAGCTCAGCAGAAACTGCTGTTAGGACTCCCTCACTCAGAACCAGTGCGCCAATATCCTCAGCCACCTTCCGGGGATTGGCAATGAAACATTCTACAGCACCCGGCACTTCTGCAACCTCCAGGCCCAGGAAAAATGCAACTACCCAGGTCTGTCACTGTGTGGTTGTGGAACCAGCTCCAGCTGCGTCCACCATCCCCTCCCCCAGCTTGACCACCACCCTGCTACCAGAAGAATCCAATCCCCGCCCCACAGCACTGCCCCCCGGCTGGCCAGATCTGTACCCCAAGGCAGAATACCCTCCGGACCTGTTCAGTGTGGAAAAGCGGCGGCAGGGCTGGGTGCTGTTACATGTCTTTGGCATGATGTATATGTTTGTGGCCCTGGCCATTGTGTGTGATGAGTACTTTGTTCCGGCTCTGGGCGTCATTACAGACAAGCTCCAGATCTCTGAGGACGTGGCAGGTGCCACATTCATGGCTGCCGGAGGCTCTGCTCCGGAGCTCTTTACTTCCCTCATCGGCGTCTTCATCTCCCACAGCAATGTGGGCATTGGTACCATCGTGGGCTCTGCTGTGTTCAACATCCTCTTTGTCATTGGCACCTGTGCCCTCTGCTCCCGGGAGATCCTCAGCCTTACCTGGTGGCCCTTGTTCCGTGACACCTCCTTCTACATCTTTGACCTGATCATGCTCATCCTCTTCTTCCTGGACAGCCTCATTGCTTGGTGGGAGAGCCTGTTGCTGCTGCTGGCCTATGCCCTCTATGTGTTCACTATGAAGTGGAACAAGCAGTTGGAGCTCTGGGTGAAGGAGCAGCTCAGTTGGAGGCCAGTGGCCAAGGTCATGGCACTAAGGGAACTCGGCAAGGTAAGGATAGGCTGGCTCAGTCTACTCTAGCCCTTTTGGGGTGAAGGGATAAGAGGAAACCAAGGGTTGAAGGACAGAAAGTGCTGGGTCCAACCTCAAGAAACGGATGCTTTGGGTTCCCTTGCTACTCATTCAGCATTTATGAAGTACCTAGTCTTTGTGGGATACCATGCTGGAGTCTTTGCAAGTGTTACCTTAGTTCAACCCCCATCACCCTACTGAATGGTTATTATTATGATCCCCCATCAGCAGGAAAATAAACTGCAGCCTAAAGAAGTTAAAccacttgctcaaggtcacacagcaaacaGGGGgtggagccagaatttgaaccctgGTTAGTCTGACTGGAACTTTGGAAATGACATTTCAATTGAGCTTTGGAGAATGTCCAAGAATATATCAGAGAGGGGAAAAATGATCATCTGTTCCATGCGCATGGCATTTAGGCTTTATCTAACACCCTCACTTTCCTATAATCCTGTTTGTTCACATTCCAGCCTTGGAGGGTCTGGGTAGCTTGGATCGGGTCTGAGAAGGGAGagacttttttgttttctcacttgttgttggtttttgtttgtttgtttttaaaagttgggGGAGATGGGGGCTGTACTCATCCTGGGACTTTCCCCCAGCCCAGATATTTCTTTCCACGAAATTTTCTGTCCTCTTTGAAGGATTTTCCTGCTAAATTCGTTGGATGATTTGATAACGTGGAAGATGACATTAAATTGGGGAAGGAATCCCTGAGAAAGCTTGGATCTCTCCTGTTCCTTAAGAGTGAGTTTGGGCAAAAGTTGGTTCACAGTTTGCCCATTCCAGGTCTCAGAGAAGCCAATGGTGTGAGCAGAATTTTGCGTGCAAAGAGTGGAAGGACTTAACTACTTAATCCAAAGCAGTTTTGATGAGTGGACAGGATGGAGACGAACTCAGCAGCATGTCTGGGAGATACATGATACAAGGGAGAAGAGACATACTACCTTTAGAGCGTCTAAGATTCAAGTTCTGCCCTGAGCTTGAAATTGAGTCAGGCAACCTGGGTTTTAATATGATTCTGCCTCTAACtactgtgtgaccttagacaagtcCCTTTCCTTTTATGGGGAAATCTAATCATAAATGTCCTGCCCAGCTCCAACATGCTATGATAATGTCTTGTATTCAAGTGCATTTGGTTCTGGCAGTACCCAGCACAGTGGTTATTTGGTCAAGagagtttcagttttcttatctgctcATAGCCCAGCAAGGAGAAATGTTCTGCCAGAGGTCGTAGAGCCAACAGGTGATGGAGCTGGAATGGGCTTAGAAAGGAGAGGGGCTCTCAGAGCATGATGCAATTTAATATGAGGAAACAGGGACCTCCCTCCTTATGAAGCTCTTAGGGCAGGCCTTGTTAGAGGATGGTCATGAAACCCTGGTACTGTCCTCtgaaaaaaataccaaacacCTTTGCATACATTAGGCCAGCAGTTTTCAGAATGCCTGAGACTCACTTCCCCGTCCTTCTTAGTAATTCTACTTTTATTTAAACTCTAATAAGtatgaattttcaaatttatcaGAGCTAGATCATCAAAGCAAAGCTTGTCAAGCGAATGAAGCATAATcataatttcaaaaagaatttgtAACCTACTTATGAGACTCTTCAAGGGTTTTAGTAGCTGTTGTTTGCCAACAAGTAAGTATGATGCTGATTATAACTCTTGTTCTTATCTGTTGGCTGAAACAAATCTAGTAAGATTTGTAGTTaataacatcattttaaaaaaacatattgaaTTATCTGTCCTTGACTTTTTATACTTGAAATTAAATTATCTATAATGAAGACCGATCAAGACTTTCTGCCACTAACAGCTGTCTTAAAAAAATTAGTCGAGAGAACTTAAACAACTGTAGCTATTGAAAATGGTTTTAGAAACATCGATTTGGAGTTTCACTCCAAAATTTGGAGTTTCTTCTAGTAGTGGAAGAGCAGGAACTACCTTTGCTTGTATCTGTATGTCTGTGTTTGGCTGGTCAAGACCTATGATCCTGTTAGAGGGAGAGAAATGGTCCTGTACTTCATTAACAGACTGAGGGTAAgccattctgtttggaattcatcaAGCGATAATCTGAAAATCTACTCTTTGATCTAGGAAGATgcattggtgttagttttttttaataactttttaaattgtatagtataacatatatatatatatataaagcaaagaaggaaaaaagcaatagtttttaaagcacccttcaacaagtagttacaggacagatcctagagtttgtcatgggctaccataccgtcatctcagatttttccttctagctgctctagaacattggaggctagaagaataacatttattttattttttatcatcacaattgacttttttttctgtttttgtgaaaaatagcatatattaaaaaaagcagtaaatttcaaagcatagtgcaacaattagtttagaacaggtttcagagtttggtatgagttacagttccacaattttaggtttttacttctagctgctctaagatttagagactaaaagaaatacaaatataatggattcagcagtcatacttgtttgttgaacccgaccttctctgcataactccaccatcacctttgatctttctcccactctttgggggtatttgggctatggccgttctaactttttcatgttggaaggggctgtcaataatatggggtagggagatggaactatctgatgttctggagaggctgggccctctaggtttcaggatttatctagtccagggacctgGTGTTAGTATTAAGTGAATACATATAAGAGTCTGTATTCACCtctgtaaattattttactttagcTATGAAGATGAGCCCATCTCACTTAAAACACTCACTCCGGGAGCACATGGTGGCACATTTACTTTCTGGTTCACACATTCAATCAGCCACTGCTCTAAATGTGAGAAGTCAGAAAAGAAGCAGGGCAAAGCCAGACAGAAAGGTCGGGAGCCAAGAAGCAGGTATTGGGGGTGGGTGGTCAGAGATGTAGCTGTGCAGGAGGTTTAGGCAGTGGAGAGAAAGGGGAGGCAGTGTAAGCCAGTGTCTTGGAGAGAAATAGGACCAGGAAAGACACCTGGGCCTCTCCCTTCTTCTGTTGCCAACCTCATGGTGCAGTGTGGAGGGAATAACCACAACATTAGGCCCATCATCATCACTAGATGGGGAAACAATCTTGTATCTTCCAAAGAACCTAGACTAGGATGTCTTCGCCCCTATATGGAGCCCCATAAGTATCTGGCTCAGTttccagcttagagagagaaaggagtcGGGAGATAACCCATACTTATGGAGGGCCTATccttacatacattatctcaacaatttctctttaaaaatctttgaggaatagattatctccattttgcagatgaggaaactgaggcttaagcTGATTAACTCAGCGGAAGTTACAGAGCTAGTGGGTAGCCCTTACCACTGATTGATGAATCATTGTGTCCAGATTTTAACCCAGGTCCTGCTGCTAACTATCCCTGTTACTCTGAGCAAGTCAATGCAATTTAACAACCTTTATGGTTAAGTACTTAAGTGAAAAGTATGGAAAACAAAAAGTTTGTAGTTTCCAGCAAAAGAGATAAGCATAGGCAAAAGTAACtgtaataaagggagcactatgaAAAGTGCTACAAAGTCACTTTGCTTTTGAGCAAGGCCCTAGATTGCTCAGCTCTAAAATGAATGGGATGAATTAGTGCAGGTGTTgccaaactttttctgtaaaaggccagataataaatattttaggctttgtgggctgTACGATCTCTTTTGCAACCCCTCAACTCTGCCATGTGAAAACAGCTGACTGTCAGTAAAAAATGACTGGGAATGGCCATGTGGTATTTTACAAAGAACAACGTAACTTGCAGTTGTTCTCCTACCTGAACACCTGCATTTTATGGAGACATAAAAGCAGCAGAAaattattcatttactcattcagtaTTCACCCAGCCAGTATCTGTGGAGTTTCTGAGCCAAGAACCTTTAACCTTACCTTTTATTCTGCTCTCAGTATCTAGAACCAGGATAAAGGTTTATTGGGAGTCATTCTAATCAGACTTTACTTAAGagtatttccagaaaaaaaaaatgacttagtATTAGACATAGGCATATAGTAACTATTTCAGAATCTGTCTTTTGAcactggccaaaaaaaaaatacacatacaaaaaaccaaacaaacaaaacaaatacacatACAATGTAATCTAAAATATTTCAGATGACATTGTCAAACTGACGTATATTGGTTTGAGGATATCTTTTTTGACCCTAGTaaggaaatgtttaaatatttttaaaaatagttaccaATGCAGTCTAACTTAGCTCTGTCTGAAAATTTTACCTGGCTTAAAAATTCTCAGTGTATTTGTTCTGGTCAAAAATGAAAGATATCTAGCTTGCCTTAACTATGTATAATCATAAAAAGCAAATAGGAAAGTGGAGATGCTAGCCTGGCTGAAAAGCAAAGCCTTATTTGTATTTGAAGGACAAGAAGCTCTTCTTTATAGAGGGTGTTTATGATAAAAATGAGAGGCTGTGACGTTAGCCAGGAGGGACCAGCCGTTTCCATGAGGTACGTGATTGGTGAGACAGCCCCAGAGAGCACCATTGGCAGGAAGGGATGTGAGGCAGATAATGAGTCTAGTTCTGGCCCCCTTGAAAACTTTCTGCCCCCAAGAATACCTCAAAATGTGAAACTCTTGGGAAAACTCTCCTATTATTTTCTAGATACATCAGGGGGTATTTTCTTCcctgaggaattttttttttttttcatgggcaggcaccaggaatcgaacccaggtcctctggcatggcaggcaagcattcttgcctgctgagccaccgtggcccaccctttttttttttttttttttaaattttgccaacCAACAAACCCTCAAGCATACAAACTTAAGGGCTTTTCCTCCTGTTTCTTGTCAGGTTGAGGTTTATCCCAGTGGGTCCCCACCAGTGGCTTGTGCCTGCTGTGGAGACAGGAAGCACCCACCATCCCCTCCGGCCTCTGTGGGCTGTCTCAGGAAGACTCCAGGGAATCAGTGATGGATAAACTGTGCTTCCACAGAGCCCAGCCTCACCTAGACTGAGGGAGCAGGTCCCTCCTTGAACCTTTTAAAGGATAGTCAGCTTTCCCCAGTTGTCAGGAGAATATGATGAGTAGAATTTTCAAATTCAGGGTTGCTTTTCCTCATACAATTTTATGTTCTTAAGTTGTCAGTGTTCACCTACTAGCGGTTGCTAGCAGATGACAAAATCAATGCATAAGAAACAAACGTATATTAAGAGGAAGCTCAAACATCTGGTCATGCCTGTTCTGATGGCCTGTTGTTTTCATCGACCTGGGTATGCCTGTAGTTGAGATTTTACAAAGCATTCATACAACacggtagtattttcttctagtgtGTATGATGGCATTCAATATGAAATTAGATATTTCATGATGTTTCACAAAGAACAGCTTGATTTCTTGATGCTTTACCATTGGGATAAATTGAGAATAGAAAACCAACAGAACGTTTTTAGTGTGGATGAAAGGGCACCTGGATGataaacatgtaaaataaaaataaaaataaaagaaaattcagagtgTGACAGTGCTGTGAAGATATAAGTAGTGATGTGATGGAGAGCAGCTGTTGGGGTTGCCCCTTTTGGGAGGGAGGACTGAGGTGGCCTCTTGGAGGAGAAGTCTGAGTGGAGATCTCCAGAATGAGAAGGGAAACCACCCCATGCTCCATGGGGAAGAGTGCTGTTGGAAGAGGAAACAGCATTTGCAAAGGCTCTAAGGAGGGAGGGTTTGGAAAGAGTTTGGCATATTAGAGGAAATGatggaggccagtgtggctagTGAGTAAGGAAGAGTGTGGTACAGGATAAGGCTGGAGATGCGGGTAGGAGCCAATTCAGGCAGGCCCTGAGGATGAgataaggagtttggattttatctgaAGGGCAACAGGGGAATAATGTAatgagttttgtttattttagagaTTACTCCCTAACTACTGTGTAGAGAATGAATTGTGGATATACAAGAGTTGAAGCAGGGAGTTCAGTTAGGAGGCCATGGTGGGCATTCAGTTGAAGttggtggtggcagtggagagGGAGATACATGCATGTATTTGAGAGATAATTTGAAGACAGAACCAACTGGACTTGGTAATGAAGTAGATGTGGAGGGTGAGAAGGAGGGAAAGTTCAAGCAGCAGGATGGACAGCGGTGCCATCCACTGAGAAGGGAAGACTTACAGTGTAAAATGGTGAGTTTGGGTGCCTAGGTCACCTCCGAGTGGATATGTTTAGGCAGTGTACAAATGGGCCTGAAGCTAGGAACAAGGTCTAGGCTGGAGAAAGAAACTTTTGAGTTGCTGACAAATGTGTGGAGTTAAAGCCTAGGACTGGCTGATACTACTCTGAGAGAGAGTGTGGATGGATGGAAGATAAGAGGGTCTAGGATGAAACCTTGAATGACCCCAACATTCATTCCTCCAGTAAACATGTATTAAATACCTTTTTTATGAGGCACTGGGCAGAAGCTGGGCGTATGGTCATAGAGTCAGCCATAGTCCTGGGTCTCAAAGAACTCAGCCTAGTGGAAGAGCTGGGGTTGATCTGTGCTTTGTGCAGCCTGACACtttgtttaagaaaaataatataaaactattGCTAGAAAATCAGGTACAATGCCCTGGAAAGCATTTGTGTATGGGAGGAATGGGCCCTGAAGCTTAAAGTTCATCATGGTAAATCCTCCCCCATGGGgaagacagacaagtaaaaccaATAGTTATAATGTCATACGATCGTGTAATGATATGGGTGAATGCCAAGGGATTTAATATTGCAGAGAGGACATGTCAACAAACCAGAGTCAGAGGAAGCTTCCTATGGGAGGTGATACTTAGCTAAATAGTGAAGGTCAAATAGGAGTACACTGACTGAAGTACCCCTTCTAGGCATGTGCAGACGCCAGGGGAACCAGAGTATAAGAGATCATAGCTGTGcagtccaatatggtagccactagctacGTGTGCCTAGGGAACACTTGAAATTAATTTCTAGCCTTGGCTATTTCACGGAGTTAGTAGTGTTGAATTAGAAAATGGATATGAAAAGATTTCAGAAAGTTAGTGGTACTACTTAGTTTAGAAGATGTGTGGAATGAACAGGAATGCACAGAGAATTATCTTAGCTTGAATGCTTCTGAAAGGCAGAGAAATCTTCAGGGGCATACACCACGGAGCAAAAATGGGCACCCTGACTCTTTCTAGACAGAATCAGCCATTTCCAAGGATGGACTGGTCCTTCCCAGTTCTTTGCCTCAGGAAAACTTATTGGGTCATTAACAGGGGGTTGGAAATGATAAATAGGGAGATGGCTGGGCCATTGGGGATCAGGCGTGGCCTCTTACATTGCA is a window from the Tamandua tetradactyla isolate mTamTet1 chromosome 14, mTamTet1.pri, whole genome shotgun sequence genome containing:
- the SLC24A1 gene encoding sodium/potassium/calcium exchanger 1 isoform X1, whose protein sequence is MRKLMKMGSQERRLLRPKRLCWNRLLFLLGILLIGSTYQHLRSPLGLPSLWAAVSSQHPIKLTSRDLPSEEMVMMSSDPLKARSKTKSETPVPQAIEGKDEATPSLTMENTPRTPRRLANITAATPKNDYSSTVAERTETVKEPPPTTLERGLQSNSQISGRQTVKNYTPTTPRGEKKSYHLTQARGKVKKYTPSPSVEMIDNYAPSTLMTIKTSHVITPRTTVKDSEIMATHKRVKTSSHKRIMEKNSSTPPKGMADNTPTSLRNEVETVILTSTKSIVEKNTLSIRQVENNNSTNPWESVGRKNLITPQEVGLGHTPAISERQVTVTPRTASSSAETAVRTPSLRTSAPISSATFRGLAMKHSTAPGTSATSRPRKNATTQVCHCVVVEPAPAASTIPSPSLTTTLLPEESNPRPTALPPGWPDLYPKAEYPPDLFSVEKRRQGWVLLHVFGMMYMFVALAIVCDEYFVPALGVITDKLQISEDVAGATFMAAGGSAPELFTSLIGVFISHSNVGIGTIVGSAVFNILFVIGTCALCSREILSLTWWPLFRDTSFYIFDLIMLILFFLDSLIAWWESLLLLLAYALYVFTMKWNKQLELWVKEQLSWRPVAKVMALRELGKLPSVLTRGSSSASLHNSTIRSTIYQLMLHSLDPLGEVHSSKDKEEILSQETRAKPQTKAESKLADEEPAKLPVVTPTPAPAPDIRGDQKDPDGQEDVAGAESRGEVIGEESEAPGEGEMQPECEGDTEAAGKEDKCESEGEIQAKEDDESESKGDIQVGDSEYKCEVQAEDNECEVETQAGGEDGEMKGDEGETEGQEPNAENQGEAESDEKGADGEEGGDDSNSESEEEEEEEEEEEEEEEEEEEENEEPLSLKWPKTRQKQALYFFLLPIILPLWLTVPDVRRLESRKFFVITFLGAIVWIAMFSYLMVWWAHQVGETIGISEEIMGLTILAAGTSIPDLITSVIVARKGLGDMAVSSSVGSNIFDITVGLPFPWLLFSLINGLQPVPVSSNGLFCAIVLLFLMLLFVISSIALCKWRMNKILGFIMFLLYFVFLIISVMLEDRIISCPVSV
- the SLC24A1 gene encoding sodium/potassium/calcium exchanger 1 isoform X3, whose amino-acid sequence is MRKLMKMGSQERRLLRPKRLCWNRLLFLLGILLIGSTYQHLRSPLGLPSLWAAVSSQHPIKLTSRDLPSEEMVMMSSDPLKARSKTKSETPVPQAIEGKDEATPSLTMENTPRTPRRLANITAATPKNDYSSTVAERTETVKEPPPTTLERGLQSNSQISGRQTVKNYTPTTPRGEKKSYHLTQARGKVKKYTPSPSVEMIDNYAPSTLMTIKTSHVITPRTTVKDSEIMATHKRVKTSSHKRIMEKNSSTPPKGMADNTPTSLRNEVETVILTSTKSIVEKNTLSIRQVENNNSTNPWESVGRKNLITPQEVGLGHTPAISERQVTVTPRTASSSAETAVRTPSLRTSAPISSATFRGLAMKHSTAPGTSATSRPRKNATTQVCHCVVVEPAPAASTIPSPSLTTTLLPEESNPRPTALPPGWPDLYPKAEYPPDLFSVEKRRQGWVLLHVFGMMYMFVALAIVCDEYFVPALGVITDKLQISEDVAGATFMAAGGSAPELFTSLIGVFISHSNVGIGTIVGSAVFNILFVIGTCALCSREILSLTWWPLFRDTSFYIFDLIMLILFFLDSLIAWWESLLLLLAYALYVFTMKWNKQLELWVKEQLSWRPVAKVMALRELGKLPSVLTRGSSSASLHNSTIRSTIYQLMLHSLDPLGEVHSSKDKEEILSQETRAKPQTKAESKLADEEPAKLPVVTPTPAPAPDIRGDQKDPDGQEDVAGAESRGEVIGEESEAPGEGEMQPECEGDTEAAGKEDKCESEGEIQAKEDDESESKGDIQVGDSEYKCEVQAEDNECEVETQAGGEDGEMKGDEGETEGQEPNAENQGEAESDEKGADGEEGGDDSNSESEEEEEEEEEEEEEEEEEEEENEEPLSLKWPKTRQKQALYFFLLPIILPLWLTVPDVRRLESRKFFVITFLGAIVWIAMFSYLMVWWAHQMVSWTCASNPFKVELITGALQEGTILGKENQQSPQSQRLLEVQKTSPREATEEAWREI
- the SLC24A1 gene encoding sodium/potassium/calcium exchanger 1 isoform X2; this encodes MRKLMKMGSQERRLLRPKRLCWNRLLFLLGILLIGSTYQHLRSPLGLPSLWAAVSSQHPIKLTSRDLPSEEMVMMSSDPLKARSKTKSETPVPQAIEGKDEATPSLTMENTPRTPRRLANITAATPKNDYSSTVAERTETVKEPPPTTLERGLQSNSQISGRQTVKNYTPTTPRGEKKSYHLTQARGKVKKYTPSPSVEMIDNYAPSTLMTIKTSHVITPRTTVKDSEIMATHKRVKTSSHKRIMEKNSSTPPKGMADNTPTSLRNEVETVILTSTKSIVEKNTLSIRQVENNNSTNPWESVGRKNLITPQEVGLGHTPAISERQVTVTPRTASSSAETAVRTPSLRTSAPISSATFRGLAMKHSTAPGTSATSRPRKNATTQVCHCVVVEPAPAASTIPSPSLTTTLLPEESNPRPTALPPGWPDLYPKAEYPPDLFSVEKRRQGWVLLHVFGMMYMFVALAIVCDEYFVPALGVITDKLQISEDVAGATFMAAGGSAPELFTSLIGVFISHSNVGIGTIVGSAVFNILFVIGTCALCSREILSLTWWPLFRDTSFYIFDLIMLILFFLDSLIAWWESLLLLLAYALYVFTMKWNKQLELWVKEQLSWRPVAKVMALRELGKLPSVLTRGSSSASLHNSTIRSTIYQLMLHSLDPLGEVHSSKDKEEILSQETRAKPQTKAESKLADEEPAKLPVVTPTPAPAPDIRGDQKDPDGQEDVAGAESRGEVIGEESEAPGEGEMQPECEGDTEAAGKEDKCESEGEIQAKEDDESESKGDIQVGDSEYKCEVQAEDNECEVETQAGGEDGEMKGDEGETEGQEPNAENQGEAESDEKGADGEEGGDDSNSESEEEEEEEEEEEEEEEEEEEENEEPLSLKWPKTRQKQALYFFLLPIILPLWLTVPDVRRLESRKFFVITFLGAIVWIAMFSYLMVWWAHQLALSLVAFLSYQWITACSSQQQWLVLCNCFALSHAPVCDLFNCIVQMENEQDPGLHNVPPLLCVPDNQCDVRRSNHILSCICLSQSHCCSQWTHIRRPCTMPEVIIPLVTLMQE